From the Streptomyces pluripotens genome, one window contains:
- a CDS encoding 3-hydroxyacyl-CoA dehydrogenase NAD-binding domain-containing protein gives MTESTTIRWEQDDTGVVTLVLDDPDQSANTMNQAFRASISAIATRAEAEKDSIRGIIFTSAKKTFFAGGDLKDMIQARPEDAQHVFDTATEIKNALRRLETLGKPVVAAINGAALGGGYEIALASHHRIALDAPGSRIGLPEVTLGLLPAGGGVTRTVRLMGITDALLKVLLQGTQYPPRRALENGLVHEVANTPEEMLAQARAFIDAHPESHQPWDVPGYRIPGGTPAQPKFAANLPAFPANLRKQLGGAPYPAPRNIMAAAVEGSQVDFDTAITIETRYFTELVTGQTAKNMIQAFFFDLQAVNSGASRPQGVEPRQVRRVAVLGAGMMGAGIAYACARAGIDVVLKDVSPDAAAKGKGYSEKLCAKAVAKGRTSQEKADALLARITPTAEVADLAGCDAVIEAVFEDTALKHKVFQEIQSVVAPDALLCSNTSTLPITALAEGVERQADFIGLHFFSPVDKMPLVEIIKGERTGDQALARAFDLVRQINKTPIVVNDSRGFFTSRVIGHFINEGVAMVGEGIEPASVEQAAAQAGYPARVLSLMDELTLTLPRKIRAETKQAVEEAGGTWSAHPADTVIDRMVDEFGRTGRSGGAGFYDYTEDGKRAGLWPGLREHFTKPGYEIPFRDMQERMLFAEALDTVRLLEEGVLTSVADANIGSLLGIGFPGWTGGVLQYINGYAGGLPGFVARARELAERYGDRFNPPALLVRKAEEKQTFTDAR, from the coding sequence ATGACCGAAAGCACCACCATCCGCTGGGAGCAGGACGACACCGGTGTCGTCACCCTCGTCCTGGACGACCCCGATCAGTCCGCCAACACCATGAACCAGGCCTTCCGGGCCTCCATCTCGGCGATCGCCACGCGCGCGGAGGCCGAGAAGGACTCCATCCGCGGCATCATCTTCACCTCGGCCAAGAAGACCTTCTTCGCGGGCGGCGACCTCAAGGACATGATCCAGGCCCGCCCCGAGGACGCCCAACATGTCTTCGACACCGCGACCGAGATCAAGAATGCGCTGCGCCGCCTGGAGACCCTCGGCAAGCCGGTGGTCGCCGCCATCAACGGCGCGGCCCTGGGCGGCGGTTACGAGATCGCGCTCGCCTCCCACCACCGCATCGCCCTGGACGCTCCCGGCTCCAGGATCGGCCTGCCCGAGGTCACCCTCGGCCTGCTGCCCGCGGGCGGCGGCGTCACCCGCACCGTCCGCCTGATGGGCATCACGGACGCGCTGCTGAAGGTGCTGCTGCAGGGCACCCAGTACCCGCCCCGGCGCGCCCTGGAGAACGGCCTGGTCCACGAGGTCGCCAACACCCCCGAGGAGATGCTCGCCCAGGCCCGCGCCTTCATCGACGCGCACCCCGAGTCCCACCAGCCCTGGGACGTCCCCGGCTACCGGATCCCCGGGGGAACCCCGGCCCAGCCGAAGTTTGCCGCCAACCTGCCCGCCTTCCCGGCCAACCTCCGCAAGCAACTGGGCGGCGCCCCCTACCCGGCGCCGCGCAACATCATGGCGGCGGCCGTCGAGGGCTCGCAGGTCGACTTCGACACCGCCATCACCATCGAGACCCGCTACTTCACCGAACTGGTCACCGGGCAGACCGCCAAGAACATGATCCAGGCGTTCTTCTTCGACCTCCAGGCGGTCAACTCCGGTGCCAGTCGACCCCAGGGGGTCGAGCCCCGCCAGGTCCGCAGGGTCGCCGTCCTCGGCGCCGGCATGATGGGCGCCGGCATCGCCTACGCGTGCGCCCGCGCCGGCATCGATGTCGTCCTCAAGGACGTCTCCCCGGATGCGGCTGCCAAGGGCAAGGGTTATTCCGAGAAGCTGTGCGCCAAGGCCGTGGCCAAGGGCCGTACCAGCCAGGAGAAGGCCGACGCGCTGCTCGCCCGGATCACACCCACCGCCGAGGTGGCCGACCTCGCGGGCTGCGACGCGGTGATCGAGGCCGTCTTCGAGGACACCGCCCTCAAACACAAGGTGTTCCAGGAGATCCAGTCCGTCGTCGCCCCCGACGCGCTACTGTGCTCCAACACCTCCACCCTGCCCATCACCGCGCTCGCCGAGGGCGTGGAGCGGCAGGCCGACTTCATCGGGCTGCACTTCTTCTCCCCGGTCGACAAGATGCCGCTGGTCGAGATCATCAAGGGCGAGCGGACCGGTGACCAGGCCCTCGCGCGCGCGTTCGACCTGGTCCGGCAGATCAACAAGACGCCGATCGTGGTGAACGACTCGCGCGGCTTCTTCACCTCCCGGGTGATCGGCCACTTCATCAACGAGGGCGTCGCCATGGTGGGTGAGGGCATCGAGCCCGCCTCCGTGGAGCAGGCCGCTGCCCAGGCCGGCTACCCCGCCAGGGTGCTCTCGCTCATGGACGAGCTGACCCTCACCCTCCCGCGCAAGATCCGGGCCGAGACGAAGCAGGCCGTCGAGGAGGCGGGGGGCACCTGGTCGGCGCATCCGGCAGACACGGTGATCGACCGCATGGTCGACGAGTTCGGTCGTACCGGCCGCAGCGGCGGCGCCGGCTTCTACGACTACACCGAGGACGGCAAGCGGGCGGGGCTCTGGCCGGGCCTGCGCGAGCACTTCACCAAGCCCGGATACGAGATCCCGTTCCGGGACATGCAGGAGCGGATGCTCTTCGCCGAGGCGCTCGACACCGTACGCCTGCTCGAAGAGGGTGTCCTGACATCCGTCGCCGACGCGAACATCGGCTCTCTCCTCGGCATCGGCTTCCCCGGTTGGACCGGCGGTGTCCTCCAGTACATCAACGGCTATGCAGGCGGCCTGCCCGGTTTCGTAGCCCGCGCCCGTGAGCTGGCCGAGCGCTACGGCGACCGGTTCAACCCGCCCGCACTGCTGGTGCGGAAGGCCGAGGAGAAGCAGACGTTCACCGACGCGCGCTGA
- a CDS encoding MerR family transcriptional regulator, whose translation MTTDATTDAGEPALTIDELAARAGVTVRTVRFYGTKGLLPPPVIGPRRVGRYGREHLARLMLIEEMQHQGMTLAAIDRHLQQLPADIGPHDLAIHRAVVASWAPDSVETVSRRELDRRAGRALEEQEVDRLAAMNVVTRDGESWRVDCGLLRLAVQLLDVPLSQETILAARTVLSEHARAAAHELSGLLRQAVAERDARDVKSLSAHMHPLVVQALLTTFQRSLKEELRQWLDGAAAPETGPRGTPSG comes from the coding sequence ATGACGACGGACGCGACGACCGATGCCGGGGAGCCCGCCCTGACCATCGACGAGCTGGCCGCGCGGGCGGGCGTCACGGTCCGCACGGTCCGCTTCTACGGCACCAAGGGTCTCCTGCCGCCACCAGTGATCGGCCCGCGCCGGGTGGGCCGCTACGGCCGCGAACACCTGGCACGGTTGATGCTGATCGAGGAGATGCAACACCAGGGCATGACCCTCGCGGCGATCGACCGGCACCTGCAGCAACTGCCGGCCGACATCGGCCCGCACGACCTGGCGATCCACCGGGCGGTCGTCGCTTCCTGGGCACCGGACAGTGTGGAAACCGTGTCCCGGCGGGAACTTGACCGGCGCGCGGGACGAGCACTGGAGGAGCAGGAGGTGGACCGGCTGGCCGCCATGAACGTGGTCACCCGGGACGGGGAGTCCTGGCGCGTGGACTGCGGTCTACTCCGACTCGCGGTGCAGCTGCTGGACGTGCCGCTGTCGCAGGAAACGATCCTCGCCGCCCGGACCGTGCTGAGCGAGCACGCGCGCGCCGCCGCGCACGAGTTGTCGGGACTGCTGCGGCAGGCGGTGGCTGAGCGCGACGCACGGGACGTGAAATCGCTGTCCGCCCATATGCACCCGCTGGTGGTGCAGGCCCTGCTCACCACCTTCCAGCGTTCGCTGAAGGAGGAGTTGCGCCAATGGCTGGACGGTGCGGCGGCCCCGGAGACCGGCCCCCGGGGCACACCGTCCGGGTGA
- a CDS encoding amino acid permease: protein MSKDAVESAQATTRSQTAGTPADAGDAGYSKDLKARHVNMIAIGGAIGTGLFLGAGGRLHDAGPALALSYLVCGVFAFFVVRALGELVLYRPSSGSFVSYAREFLGEKGAYVAGWMYFLNWSTTGIADITAIALYTHYWSMFISTPQWVLALIALAVVLAVNLISVKIFGEMEFWFAIIKVATLVSFMLVGVFLLATRHDVGGTRPGLDVITSNGGVFPHGMMPVVLVMQGVIFAYAALELVGVAAGETAEPEKVVPRAVNSIMWRVGLFYVGSVVLLALLLPGSVYSAGQSPFVTVLSKIGIPAAGDVMNLVVLTAAMSSLNSGLYSTGRILRSMAMAGSAPRFTARMNRSQVPYGGILLTCAVCVLGVGLNYLMPSQAFEIVLNVASLGIISTWVIIMICHLVFVRRARAGLVTRPHFRLKFSPFTEVATIVFLLVCLGMMGDDPGVGRKTLLLIPVIALMLVAGWFGVRSRMSRQADRELSELTK from the coding sequence GTGAGCAAGGACGCCGTGGAATCGGCACAGGCCACCACCCGGTCCCAGACGGCCGGGACGCCCGCGGACGCGGGCGACGCCGGCTACAGCAAGGACCTGAAGGCCCGCCATGTCAACATGATCGCCATCGGCGGAGCCATCGGCACCGGCCTCTTCCTGGGCGCTGGCGGACGCCTGCACGACGCGGGCCCAGCACTCGCCCTGTCCTACCTGGTCTGCGGCGTCTTCGCCTTCTTCGTCGTCCGCGCCCTCGGTGAACTGGTCCTTTACCGCCCCTCCTCCGGCTCCTTCGTGAGCTACGCACGTGAGTTCCTCGGCGAGAAGGGCGCCTACGTCGCCGGCTGGATGTACTTCCTGAACTGGTCGACCACCGGCATCGCGGACATCACTGCGATCGCCCTCTACACGCACTACTGGAGCATGTTCATCAGCACCCCGCAGTGGGTATTGGCGCTGATCGCCCTCGCGGTGGTCCTCGCCGTGAACCTGATCTCGGTGAAGATCTTCGGCGAGATGGAGTTCTGGTTCGCGATCATCAAGGTCGCCACGCTGGTGAGCTTCATGCTGGTCGGTGTCTTCCTGCTCGCCACCCGGCACGACGTGGGCGGCACCAGGCCCGGTCTGGACGTCATCACCAGCAACGGCGGCGTCTTCCCGCACGGCATGATGCCGGTCGTCCTGGTCATGCAGGGTGTGATCTTCGCCTACGCCGCCCTGGAACTGGTCGGTGTCGCCGCTGGCGAAACCGCCGAACCGGAGAAGGTCGTCCCGCGCGCGGTGAACTCGATCATGTGGCGCGTGGGCCTTTTCTACGTCGGCTCGGTGGTGCTGCTCGCGCTGCTGCTGCCCGGTTCGGTGTACTCCGCGGGCCAGAGCCCGTTCGTGACCGTGCTGTCGAAGATCGGCATTCCGGCGGCCGGTGACGTGATGAACCTCGTCGTGCTGACGGCCGCCATGTCCTCGCTGAACTCCGGCCTGTACTCCACCGGACGCATCCTGCGCTCCATGGCCATGGCCGGATCCGCGCCCAGGTTCACCGCCCGCATGAACCGCAGCCAGGTGCCCTACGGCGGCATCCTGCTGACCTGCGCCGTCTGTGTGCTCGGCGTCGGACTCAACTACCTGATGCCCAGCCAGGCCTTCGAGATCGTGCTGAACGTCGCCTCACTCGGCATCATCAGCACCTGGGTGATCATCATGATCTGCCACCTGGTCTTCGTGCGCCGCGCCCGGGCCGGCCTGGTGACGCGACCGCACTTCCGGCTGAAGTTCAGCCCGTTCACCGAAGTCGCCACGATCGTCTTCCTGCTGGTCTGCCTCGGCATGATGGGGGACGACCCCGGCGTCGGCCGCAAGACCCTGCTCCTCATCCCGGTGATCGCCCTCATGCTGGTGGCCGGCTGGTTCGGCGTCCGCAGCCGGATGTCCAGGCAAGCCGACCGGGAGCTGTCCGAACTCACCAAGTAG